A single region of the Rhodoligotrophos defluvii genome encodes:
- a CDS encoding substrate-binding domain-containing protein: protein MARRKIIAGLAAGLILMGTYAAQAQDKVWNIVVAQPNVEHPYRVGGVERAKAWAAGRKDVNLTIIDGRRDSAVQLAGLEDALVRGADIVVMSPNDSDALAPIAATAKRANVPLVVFDRKLNVPDTEYAAFIGGDNVEMGRIAARYIVDKIGGKGVVIQMEGTPGASATTDRKTGFEEVMKQHPDIKVYSYVGHYRMHEAAAAMEDAAVAHPDVAAVFAHNDSMALGAGKVLAESGKTDLVIVGMDGGLEACQGLKEGKMTGSVHYPTMFPEALELAMNVLTDKPVQKVNLVETPMVTAENLADYCK from the coding sequence ATGGCACGAAGGAAAATCATTGCCGGCCTGGCGGCTGGCCTCATCCTGATGGGCACCTATGCCGCCCAGGCTCAGGACAAGGTCTGGAACATCGTGGTCGCCCAGCCCAATGTCGAGCACCCCTATCGCGTCGGCGGGGTCGAGCGCGCCAAGGCTTGGGCCGCCGGGCGCAAAGACGTCAATCTCACGATCATCGACGGGCGCCGCGACAGTGCGGTCCAGCTCGCCGGGCTCGAAGACGCGCTGGTGCGCGGTGCCGATATCGTGGTGATGTCGCCCAACGACTCCGATGCGCTCGCGCCCATCGCGGCGACGGCGAAACGCGCCAACGTTCCTCTGGTGGTGTTCGACCGCAAGCTGAACGTGCCGGACACGGAGTATGCGGCCTTCATCGGCGGCGACAATGTGGAGATGGGCCGGATCGCGGCGCGCTACATCGTCGACAAGATTGGCGGGAAGGGCGTGGTCATCCAAATGGAGGGCACACCCGGCGCTTCCGCCACCACGGACCGGAAAACCGGTTTCGAAGAGGTGATGAAGCAGCATCCGGACATCAAGGTCTACAGCTATGTCGGCCACTACCGGATGCACGAGGCTGCCGCCGCCATGGAAGACGCGGCCGTGGCCCATCCGGATGTCGCGGCGGTGTTCGCCCATAACGACTCCATGGCGCTCGGCGCGGGCAAGGTGCTGGCCGAGAGCGGCAAGACCGACCTGGTCATCGTGGGCATGGATGGGGGACTCGAGGCCTGCCAGGGGCTGAAGGAGGGCAAGATGACGGGATCAGTGCACTATCCGACCATGTTCCCCGAGGCTCTCGAGCTTGCGATGAATGTTCTCACGGACAAGCCGGTGCAGAAGGTCAACCTCGTCGAGACGCCCATGGTGACGGCCGAGAACCTGGCTGACTATTGCAAGTAA
- a CDS encoding ABC transporter permease, with protein sequence MMSSEVGSSATQPSLVQRLLGAQGDERGRDLVLRWLMNNAALVGLVLLIIVSALLSPHFLTEQNLFNVLRQWTMVGLIAMGLTFVIMSGGIDLSGGAILACATVVGALAMPIFGPVGAIVAVLLLGVAFGYLNGAVITWGRVTPFVATLGTMTIARGVALMLSDGRTIITETPEWFQFWFGRGFIGPVPAPVIIAAAFFIAAGVALRMTRYGRLVAMVGDNEVAAHRCGVNVPRVKRSVYVIHGVGAALAGLLFLGRLGVGEPASGALFELNGIAAVVIGGTPFTGGAGGVGLTFIGLMVIGLTYNILNLLSVSPYAQDIARGVIIVVAVMFSVRSIRAKR encoded by the coding sequence ATGATGAGTTCGGAGGTGGGCTCGAGCGCCACGCAGCCTTCACTCGTCCAGCGCCTCTTGGGCGCACAGGGGGATGAGCGCGGCCGAGATCTGGTGCTGCGCTGGCTGATGAACAATGCGGCCTTGGTGGGACTCGTCCTGCTGATCATCGTCTCTGCCTTGCTGTCGCCCCACTTCCTCACCGAGCAGAACCTGTTCAACGTCCTGCGGCAATGGACCATGGTGGGGCTGATCGCAATGGGCCTCACCTTCGTGATCATGTCCGGCGGGATCGATCTCTCGGGCGGCGCGATCCTCGCCTGCGCGACGGTGGTCGGCGCTCTCGCGATGCCCATCTTCGGGCCGGTCGGCGCCATCGTGGCCGTGCTTCTCCTTGGCGTGGCCTTCGGCTATCTCAATGGCGCTGTGATCACCTGGGGGCGCGTCACGCCCTTCGTGGCGACGCTCGGCACCATGACCATAGCCCGCGGCGTCGCCCTGATGCTGAGCGACGGGCGAACCATCATCACGGAAACACCGGAGTGGTTCCAGTTCTGGTTCGGCCGGGGCTTCATCGGCCCGGTGCCGGCGCCGGTGATCATCGCGGCCGCCTTCTTCATCGCAGCCGGCGTGGCGCTGCGCATGACGCGCTACGGGCGGCTCGTCGCCATGGTGGGCGATAACGAGGTCGCGGCCCATCGCTGCGGCGTGAACGTGCCGCGGGTGAAGCGCAGTGTCTACGTCATCCACGGCGTGGGCGCCGCGTTGGCCGGCCTGTTGTTCCTGGGGCGGCTCGGCGTCGGCGAGCCGGCGTCGGGCGCGCTGTTCGAGCTCAACGGCATCGCGGCGGTCGTGATCGGCGGCACGCCCTTCACCGGCGGCGCGGGCGGGGTTGGCCTTACCTTCATCGGCCTCATGGTGATCGGGCTCACCTACAACATTCTCAACCTGCTCTCGGTCTCACCCTACGCGCAGGATATCGCGCGGGGCGTGATCATCGTGGTCGCAGTCATGTTCAGTGTGAGGAGTATTCGAGCGAAGCGATAG
- a CDS encoding thiamine pyrophosphate-binding protein gives MTTSHAAPSKISAARAVVECLKLEGVEFIFGVPGGQTLSIMDALYDEPSIRFITTRDERAAAHMADGYGRLTGKPGVCLATTGPGATNLVTAVGGAHRDSSPVVVITCNNRRRHIGQDDNQDADHVTLFRQFTKLSRFVPDSEGIPQAVREAFRVSTTGNPGPVLLDFARDAVEGGEIAFEPIKPEYYRFNVRPVVPQASITAAAEVLAAARKPLLWLGRGAIIAKAGDPALALATSLGAPIVTTFNGISAVPGDHDLCFGPRSRFGTKVSKHLLEEADCIVAVGNSLNAASTSRWTLPLTRNIVQVDLDPAMIGRNYPVAVGLVGDATDALERLAATLRDKGSATAGARADWLATARRLREDWRAHVFADAYATAIPIKPQWVMKALGDAVDANTVVVADAGNPGVWTHMLPIRTPGAYMKPVGFGNMAFGLPAAIAAKLAQPQKDVIAVVGDGSLGMSMGDLETAVREKAPLTLLVMNDMAYGNIKQEELHFHGQRYIGVDFGDVDYSGIAKCMGGDGEKVTKPGELAAAIARGKASDRLYLIDIRIDGSENVWKDPI, from the coding sequence ATGACGACTTCGCACGCCGCGCCAAGCAAAATCAGCGCCGCACGCGCAGTTGTCGAATGCCTGAAGCTCGAGGGGGTCGAGTTCATCTTCGGCGTGCCGGGGGGACAGACGCTGTCCATCATGGATGCGCTGTATGATGAGCCGAGCATCCGCTTCATCACCACCCGCGATGAACGGGCGGCAGCCCATATGGCCGACGGCTATGGTCGGCTCACCGGCAAGCCAGGCGTCTGCCTTGCGACCACGGGTCCGGGCGCAACCAACCTGGTCACCGCGGTCGGCGGCGCGCACCGGGACTCGAGCCCTGTCGTGGTGATCACCTGCAACAATCGCCGCCGTCACATCGGCCAGGACGACAATCAGGACGCCGATCACGTCACGCTGTTCCGCCAGTTCACCAAGCTCAGCCGGTTCGTGCCCGACAGCGAGGGTATCCCGCAGGCGGTGCGCGAGGCTTTCCGGGTGTCGACGACGGGCAATCCCGGGCCGGTCCTGCTCGATTTCGCCCGGGATGCGGTGGAGGGCGGCGAGATCGCGTTCGAGCCGATCAAGCCGGAGTATTACCGTTTCAACGTGCGGCCGGTTGTGCCGCAAGCCTCGATCACCGCGGCCGCCGAGGTGCTCGCCGCCGCAAGGAAGCCGTTGCTGTGGCTGGGCCGCGGGGCGATCATTGCCAAAGCGGGCGACCCTGCGCTGGCGCTCGCCACGTCGCTTGGCGCTCCCATCGTCACGACATTCAACGGCATTTCCGCGGTACCCGGGGATCACGATCTGTGCTTCGGGCCACGCAGCCGGTTCGGCACCAAGGTTTCCAAGCACCTGCTGGAGGAGGCCGACTGTATCGTCGCGGTCGGTAACAGCTTGAATGCTGCCTCGACCTCGCGCTGGACCTTGCCGCTCACCCGCAACATCGTGCAGGTCGACCTCGATCCGGCTATGATCGGCCGCAATTATCCGGTGGCGGTTGGCCTGGTCGGCGATGCGACGGATGCTCTTGAGCGCCTCGCCGCCACGCTTCGCGACAAGGGTTCGGCGACCGCCGGCGCTCGTGCGGACTGGCTGGCTACCGCGCGGCGCCTGCGCGAGGACTGGCGCGCGCATGTGTTCGCCGATGCCTATGCCACGGCGATACCCATTAAGCCACAATGGGTGATGAAGGCGCTCGGCGATGCCGTCGACGCCAATACGGTGGTGGTGGCGGACGCCGGCAATCCCGGTGTCTGGACCCATATGCTGCCGATCAGGACGCCGGGCGCCTACATGAAGCCGGTCGGCTTCGGCAACATGGCCTTCGGCCTACCGGCCGCCATTGCCGCCAAGCTCGCCCAACCCCAGAAGGACGTGATTGCCGTGGTAGGCGACGGCTCCCTCGGCATGAGCATGGGTGATCTGGAGACGGCTGTTCGCGAAAAGGCGCCGCTGACGCTCCTCGTGATGAACGACATGGCCTATGGCAACATCAAGCAGGAGGAGCTGCACTTCCACGGCCAGCGCTATATCGGGGTCGATTTCGGCGATGTGGACTATTCAGGCATCGCGAAATGCATGGGTGGCGACGGCGAGAAAGTCACAAAACCCGGCGAGCTGGCCGCGGCGATCGCCCGGGGCAAGGCCTCCGACCGTCTCTATCTCATCGATATCCGCATCGATGGATCCGAGAACGTGTGGAAGGATCCGATATGA
- a CDS encoding xylulokinase — MGRELILAIDAGTSRIRAALFNAKGQCLAQASRPFAVTYQPPLAEADPASLWTAAIEATRALEANPERIAAVAVTAALGMMLVDVEGAPLAPISTWQDQRAAREAAFIESRFGGDAIYEVTGRRIDPELTAPRLMWFREHRPEVFARAHKVLSVKDWLVMRLCGKAVCDPGGASYTLLFDVSRGRWNEELIAALDLSSTLLPEVHDATEIAGSLTRKSASILRLVEGIPVVVGGPDGTVGGIGGGMVEPGIAVNVMGTTDVVLACIDQPCFDAARRLVLNRFPSGQAWSIGGPMAATGGAIAWLAAVLNADLDTLTAEASTVPAGSEGLIFSPILGGSRTPRWKMEERGGMTQLSFEHGRGHVFRAALEGVAVEVAEVFDALEAAGTPVRDIRAVGGGAESRLWLEIRAALLGKPLIVPEVVEASALGAAMLAAVGIGLHTDLRAASGAMVHIRDRIEPSPESAALYARVKRRHGAFRDQLNRRPEPEPGEL, encoded by the coding sequence GTGGGACGTGAGCTGATACTGGCCATCGATGCGGGGACGAGCCGCATCAGGGCAGCGCTTTTCAACGCGAAGGGCCAGTGCCTTGCCCAGGCCAGCCGCCCTTTTGCCGTCACCTATCAGCCCCCGCTTGCGGAAGCCGACCCGGCCTCCCTCTGGACCGCGGCCATCGAAGCCACCAGGGCGCTCGAGGCCAATCCGGAGCGTATTGCCGCGGTCGCCGTGACCGCCGCGCTCGGCATGATGCTGGTGGATGTCGAAGGAGCGCCGCTGGCACCAATCTCAACCTGGCAGGACCAGCGGGCCGCGCGAGAAGCGGCCTTCATCGAAAGCCGGTTCGGCGGAGACGCAATCTACGAGGTCACCGGTCGCCGCATCGATCCCGAGCTGACCGCGCCGCGCCTCATGTGGTTCCGCGAGCACCGCCCTGAGGTTTTCGCGCGGGCCCATAAGGTTCTCTCCGTGAAGGATTGGCTGGTCATGCGCCTCTGCGGGAAAGCTGTATGCGATCCGGGCGGCGCATCCTACACTTTGCTGTTCGACGTAAGCCGCGGGCGCTGGAATGAGGAGCTCATCGCCGCGCTCGACCTTTCCAGCACGCTCTTGCCCGAGGTGCATGACGCAACCGAAATCGCCGGATCGTTGACCCGTAAGAGCGCCTCAATTTTGAGGCTGGTCGAGGGAATCCCGGTTGTTGTCGGCGGGCCCGATGGGACGGTGGGCGGAATCGGTGGCGGCATGGTCGAGCCGGGAATCGCCGTAAACGTTATGGGAACGACGGATGTCGTCCTCGCCTGCATCGACCAGCCATGCTTCGACGCTGCCCGGCGATTGGTGCTGAACCGTTTCCCCTCCGGCCAGGCCTGGAGCATCGGTGGTCCGATGGCGGCGACCGGAGGCGCCATAGCCTGGCTCGCCGCCGTGTTGAACGCCGACCTCGACACACTGACGGCAGAGGCCTCCACCGTTCCGGCCGGCAGCGAAGGGCTGATCTTCTCACCCATTCTCGGCGGCTCGCGCACGCCGCGCTGGAAGATGGAGGAGCGGGGCGGCATGACCCAGCTGAGCTTCGAGCACGGGCGCGGGCATGTCTTCCGCGCAGCACTCGAGGGTGTGGCCGTGGAGGTCGCCGAGGTCTTCGATGCGCTCGAAGCGGCCGGCACGCCGGTGCGCGACATCCGCGCGGTCGGCGGCGGTGCCGAGTCACGTCTCTGGCTGGAAATCCGCGCGGCATTGCTAGGCAAGCCCCTGATCGTGCCCGAGGTGGTCGAGGCATCGGCGCTCGGGGCCGCGATGCTGGCCGCCGTCGGCATCGGCCTTCATACCGACCTGAGGGCGGCGAGCGGCGCTATGGTCCACATCCGCGACCGGATCGAGCCCAGCCCCGAAAGCGCCGCCCTTTACGCCCGTGTTAAGCGACGCCACGGCGCATTCCGAGACCAGCTCAATCGACGTCCTGAACCGGAGCCAGGAGAATTGTGA
- a CDS encoding CaiB/BaiF CoA transferase family protein codes for MSSALQGLKVLDVSRFIAGPFCAMQLGDHGADVVKVERIDTGEDTRANEPKLGGESVYFMTYNRNKRSFALDFRNPEAQAVLRELAGKADVLIENFRPGTMEQMGCGWETLSVLNPRLIMVRISGFGQTGPLAQRPCFDVIAQAMSGMMDITGDPDGPPTMAGTFVVDYVTALYGTIGVLTALAAREQTGRGQLVEATLLESAASLLMTAIPEQVVLGKTMRRQGNRDRYTAPVNTFQGADGAWVHIASGTDPLFRRLANAMGREDLLQDPRFATAKTRVENADAIEAEVQAWVARHTADAVVEAMDRAGIPCAKVATMVDVVENPQLKARGQILSMEHPRAGIYPTHGVTVILGDTPGAVRRAAPLVGEHTREVAAEWLGWSNERCDDLMARRVLG; via the coding sequence ATGTCCAGCGCGTTGCAGGGATTGAAGGTGCTCGATGTCTCGCGCTTCATCGCCGGTCCGTTCTGCGCCATGCAGCTCGGCGATCACGGCGCCGACGTGGTCAAGGTGGAGCGGATCGACACGGGCGAGGACACGCGCGCCAACGAGCCGAAGCTGGGCGGCGAGAGCGTGTATTTCATGACCTATAATCGCAACAAGCGCAGTTTTGCGCTCGATTTCCGCAATCCCGAAGCCCAGGCCGTGTTGCGTGAGCTGGCCGGCAAGGCCGACGTGCTCATCGAGAATTTCCGCCCCGGCACCATGGAGCAGATGGGATGCGGCTGGGAGACGCTGAGCGTGCTCAACCCGCGCCTCATCATGGTGCGCATCTCCGGTTTCGGACAGACGGGCCCGCTCGCCCAGCGCCCCTGCTTCGATGTGATCGCCCAGGCGATGAGCGGCATGATGGACATCACCGGCGATCCCGATGGGCCGCCAACAATGGCAGGCACCTTCGTGGTCGACTACGTGACCGCGCTCTATGGCACAATTGGTGTCCTTACCGCCCTTGCCGCGCGCGAGCAGACCGGCAGAGGACAGCTTGTCGAGGCAACCCTCCTCGAAAGCGCCGCAAGCCTCCTGATGACGGCGATCCCCGAACAGGTCGTGCTCGGCAAGACCATGCGGCGGCAGGGCAATCGCGACCGCTACACCGCCCCGGTGAACACGTTCCAAGGCGCGGATGGCGCCTGGGTGCACATCGCCTCCGGCACCGATCCGCTGTTCCGCCGGCTGGCCAACGCCATGGGCCGTGAGGACCTGTTGCAGGATCCTCGCTTTGCCACGGCGAAAACCCGCGTCGAGAATGCCGATGCCATAGAGGCCGAGGTTCAGGCCTGGGTTGCACGGCACACCGCCGATGCCGTGGTCGAGGCCATGGACCGCGCCGGCATCCCCTGTGCGAAGGTCGCCACCATGGTCGATGTTGTGGAAAACCCGCAGCTCAAGGCGCGGGGGCAGATCTTGTCGATGGAGCACCCTCGCGCCGGCATCTATCCCACTCACGGCGTGACCGTGATACTGGGCGACACGCCCGGTGCGGTGCGGCGCGCGGCACCGCTGGTCGGTGAACACACGCGGGAGGTGGCGGCGGAATGGCTCGGCTGGTCGAATGAGCGCTGCGACGATCTGATGGCCCGCAGGGTGCTCGGATGA
- a CDS encoding sugar ABC transporter substrate-binding protein, giving the protein MFSNHWLKRPMLALAAVTALAIGPSTPAQAQDKLTIGAIIYARDSQFWQQIERGMRDAAEKYGATIQFGLNQRKLPTESQVVEDFITRGVDVLIMPPLDKQGSVASARRAKDRGIMVIEYDTKLEDASIASHTIGVDSRELAASVGKELRRYLETVEGEPSIGMITLPPINANMQPRRMGFLSALDGLKYELVAEVTAATPEDGADGLENILRRKPDTTAIWASNAGSLAGAAAAARRANTKTKLYGIDMSQDLAHMLLDPDSNVEAVSDQQPYKVGYLTVETAVKAKRGEAQPRHVNVPVKLYTKTEPQAVKEYLELVRSLSQ; this is encoded by the coding sequence ATGTTCTCTAATCATTGGCTCAAGCGGCCCATGCTGGCGCTGGCTGCCGTCACGGCCCTCGCGATCGGTCCGTCCACTCCAGCGCAGGCTCAGGACAAGCTCACCATCGGCGCGATCATCTACGCGCGCGACTCGCAGTTCTGGCAGCAGATCGAACGCGGCATGCGCGATGCTGCCGAAAAATATGGCGCGACCATCCAGTTCGGTCTCAATCAGCGTAAGCTGCCGACCGAGAGCCAGGTGGTCGAGGATTTCATCACCCGCGGCGTGGACGTGCTGATCATGCCGCCCTTGGATAAGCAGGGCTCCGTCGCCTCTGCCCGCCGGGCCAAGGACCGCGGCATCATGGTCATCGAGTATGATACCAAGCTCGAGGATGCCTCCATCGCAAGCCACACCATCGGCGTGGACAGCCGCGAGCTCGCCGCATCGGTCGGCAAGGAATTGCGCCGCTATCTCGAGACCGTCGAGGGAGAACCCTCCATCGGCATGATCACACTCCCGCCGATCAACGCCAATATGCAGCCCCGCCGCATGGGCTTCCTGTCCGCGCTCGACGGGCTGAAATACGAGCTGGTGGCCGAGGTGACCGCGGCCACCCCCGAGGATGGTGCCGACGGGCTCGAGAATATTCTGCGCCGCAAGCCCGACACCACCGCGATCTGGGCATCCAATGCCGGATCGCTCGCCGGTGCCGCGGCCGCTGCCCGCCGTGCCAATACGAAGACGAAGCTCTACGGCATCGATATGAGCCAGGACCTGGCCCATATGCTGCTCGATCCCGACAGCAACGTTGAGGCGGTGTCAGACCAGCAGCCTTACAAGGTGGGCTATCTCACGGTGGAAACGGCGGTGAAGGCCAAGCGTGGCGAAGCCCAGCCCCGCCATGTGAATGTCCCAGTCAAGCTCTACACCAAGACCGAGCCGCAGGCGGTCAAGGAATATCTCGAACTCGTCCGGTCGCTGTCTCAATGA
- a CDS encoding ABC transporter permease, which yields MNSTLARPREALRSARLSTILASWRAEIGVGIALVALIVYFSVTAPNFLSLANFSTLLTQTSVVAIIAVGMTMVIIAGEIDLSVGATVGLAGTVMSLLVIKLGWSPITASALAVGIAVLIGAFIGSLRVIWAIPSFITTLGLLSALRGIAFYISDGLTIGPMPPAFDSLWYGTVLGIPMPVALMAITIAIGWLVLTQLRFGRHIYAVGGNPVTAARYGVPVRAIRIAVFVIVQVLAAIGGIMLVSRLNSGSATVGEHVELDVIAAVIVGGTSLSGGYGRLIGTVLGVMFVAVLRNGMVLAGIDPIVFLIAQGLVIILAVWWSMLRRQRSRADGVI from the coding sequence ATGAACAGCACGCTCGCCCGGCCGCGCGAAGCCCTACGCTCCGCACGGCTGAGCACGATCCTCGCCTCCTGGCGCGCCGAGATCGGCGTCGGCATCGCGCTGGTGGCGCTGATCGTCTACTTCTCTGTCACCGCGCCGAATTTCCTCTCGCTGGCGAACTTCTCGACGCTGCTCACCCAGACCTCGGTGGTGGCGATCATCGCCGTGGGCATGACCATGGTTATCATCGCCGGCGAGATCGACCTCTCGGTCGGCGCGACCGTGGGGCTCGCCGGCACGGTCATGTCCCTGCTGGTGATCAAGCTGGGCTGGTCGCCCATCACGGCGAGCGCGCTGGCGGTGGGCATTGCCGTGCTGATCGGCGCCTTCATCGGCTCGCTTCGGGTGATATGGGCCATTCCCTCCTTTATCACGACCCTCGGCCTGCTCTCGGCGCTGCGCGGCATCGCCTTCTACATCAGTGATGGGCTGACGATCGGGCCGATGCCGCCGGCCTTCGACAGCTTGTGGTATGGCACGGTTTTGGGCATCCCCATGCCTGTCGCGCTGATGGCGATCACGATCGCCATTGGATGGCTCGTGCTCACCCAGCTGCGCTTCGGCCGGCACATCTATGCCGTGGGTGGCAACCCAGTGACCGCGGCCCGCTACGGCGTCCCGGTCCGCGCGATCCGCATCGCCGTCTTCGTCATCGTCCAGGTTCTCGCCGCCATCGGTGGGATCATGCTGGTCTCCCGGCTGAACTCCGGCAGCGCCACCGTGGGCGAGCATGTGGAACTCGACGTGATTGCGGCCGTCATCGTCGGTGGCACCAGCCTGAGCGGTGGCTACGGGCGCCTCATCGGCACCGTGCTGGGCGTCATGTTCGTGGCGGTTCTGCGCAATGGCATGGTGCTGGCCGGCATCGACCCCATCGTCTTTCTCATCGCCCAAGGCCTCGTCATCATCCTTGCGGTCTGGTGGAGCATGCTCCGCCGTCAGCGTTCACGAGCGGATGGAGTGATATGA
- a CDS encoding CoA transferase subunit A, translated as MSKVPLASKLISLAEAAQRVPDGCRLALGGFAVYQKPMAFVRELVRQGRRDLTIIGSAHSFDVDMLAGAGCLSKVETSYVGLEKHGLARNYRRAVEAGRLKVVDYPEMACWDRFRANQEGFDFWPAKFLGGNDVVTYNSEIKEFPCPITGRRLHALPAAKAEIVVIHAIAADEQGNVVIPARRLLPQSGDVLMARSCDHVIVTAEKIVPRAFIKRHARFVDVPSYRVSAVVEVPWGSHPTPTLGRYLADDEHLDTYVAASASDSAFNTYLDSWVREPADHFAYLDRLGSARLSRLHDLGSLA; from the coding sequence ATGAGCAAAGTCCCACTCGCCTCAAAGCTGATCAGCCTCGCCGAGGCGGCGCAGCGGGTGCCCGACGGCTGCCGCCTCGCCCTCGGTGGCTTTGCCGTCTACCAGAAACCCATGGCCTTCGTGCGCGAATTGGTCCGGCAGGGGCGGCGCGATCTCACCATCATCGGCTCCGCTCATTCCTTCGACGTCGACATGCTGGCCGGGGCCGGATGCCTGAGCAAGGTCGAAACCTCCTATGTCGGCCTGGAGAAGCACGGCCTCGCCCGAAACTATCGGCGCGCCGTGGAAGCGGGCCGCCTCAAGGTCGTCGATTATCCTGAAATGGCCTGCTGGGATCGCTTCCGTGCCAATCAGGAGGGCTTCGATTTCTGGCCCGCCAAGTTCCTAGGCGGTAACGACGTCGTCACCTATAACAGCGAGATAAAGGAGTTCCCCTGCCCGATCACAGGCCGCCGCCTGCACGCGCTCCCCGCCGCCAAGGCGGAGATCGTCGTCATTCACGCTATCGCCGCCGACGAACAAGGCAATGTGGTGATCCCCGCCCGACGGCTCCTGCCGCAGAGCGGCGATGTGCTGATGGCGCGTTCCTGCGACCACGTCATCGTCACGGCCGAGAAGATCGTGCCCCGCGCTTTCATCAAGCGGCATGCCCGTTTCGTCGACGTGCCCTCCTATCGGGTCAGCGCCGTCGTCGAGGTCCCCTGGGGATCGCATCCGACGCCGACCCTGGGGCGATATCTCGCGGATGACGAGCACCTCGACACCTATGTCGCAGCCTCCGCCTCCGACAGCGCGTTCAACACCTATCTCGATAGCTGGGTGCGTGAACCCGCCGACCACTTCGCCTATCTCGACCGGCTCGGGTCCGCGCGACTGTCCCGGCTGCACGATCTGGGGAGCCTCGCATGA